A genomic segment from Pleurodeles waltl isolate 20211129_DDA chromosome 9, aPleWal1.hap1.20221129, whole genome shotgun sequence encodes:
- the B3GNT8 gene encoding UDP-GlcNAc:betaGal beta-1,3-N-acetylglucosaminyltransferase 8 encodes MRIPKCMTVLMSLIMLIIIGTYINWTSPSPLPKEDSSLSYQRPWWMSPPAATISSVGIMKENLARNNLSETLLPNLALLLKKKIPALNGYWNKKQHEIFRDLERQASVSTSCGVNQETISQIKDFHTYPEIYKQFVSYSDCREFPMLINQVNKCSENHTFLLLAIKSVSKNFDKRQALRETWGREMEYRGLQVRTVFLLGTEKDGSGPDLQPLVKFESELFHDILQWDFQDSFLNLTLKDNLFLKWVTVHCPNVSFIFKGDDDVFTNTFGVLQYLESIEQHRAKFLYMGHLVTEASPFRDSRSKYYIPKSFYEGSYPPYVGGGGFVFSGSLAKWLYLISQYIKFYPIDDVYTGLCFQALQVVAQMNTEFQTFDIAEKERDNPCTHKKLLLVHQRMPQQLLRLWRRMQDPSLKC; translated from the coding sequence ATGCGGATACCAAAGTGCATGACAGTGCTCATGTCCCTCATCATGCTTATAATCATAGGAACCTACATAAACTGGACAAGTCCTTCCCCTCTACCAAAAGAGGACTCCTCATTGTCCTACCAGAGGCCTTGGTGGATGTCGCCTCCAGCTGCCACCATTTCATCAGTTGGTATTATGAAAGAGAATCTTGCTAGGAATAACCTTTCAGAGACTTTGCTCCCAAATTTGGCGTTGCTGCTGAAGAAAAAAATTCCAGCTCTGAACGGCTACTGGAACAAGAAACAGCATGAGATCTTTCGAGATCTCGAGAGACAGGCTAGTGTTTCCACATCTTGTGGTGTCAATCAGGAAACAATTTCGCAAATCAAAGACTTCCATACGTATCCAGAGATCTACAAGCAGTTTGTATCATACAGTGACTGCAGGGAGTTTCCAATGCTGATCAACCAGGTCAATAAGTGCAGTGAGAACCACACCTTTCTTCTGCTTGCTATCAAATCAGTTTCTAAAAACTTTGATAAGAGACAGGCTTTGAGAGAAACTTGGGGCCGTGAAATGGAGTACAGAGGGTTGCAAGTTCGGACTGTTTTCCTCCTGGGgacagaaaaagatgggtcaggacCTGACCTACAGCCTCTTGTCAAATTCGAGAGTGAGCTTTTCCACGACATCCTTCAGTGGGACTTCCAGGATTCCTTTCTCAATTTGACCCTGAAAGATAACCTTTTCTTGAAATGGGTCACCGTTCACTGCCCAAATGTCAGTTTCATCTTTAAGGGTGATGATGACGTCTTTACCAACACCTTCGGCGTCCTACAGTACCTGGAATCAATTGAACAGCACAGGGCAAAGTTCCTTTACATGGGACACCTTGTCACTGAAGCTTCACCCTTCCGAGACAGCAGAAGTAAATATTACATTCCAAAGTCGTTTTATGAAGGTTCTTATCCTCCCTATGTTGGAGGAGGGGGCTTTGTTTTCTCTGGATCTTTGGCCAAATGGTTGTACTTGATTTCACAGTACATTAAGTTCTACCCCATTGATGATGTCTACACTGGGCTCTGTTTCCAAGCTTTGCAGGTTGTAGCACAGATGAATACTGAATTTCAGACCTTTGACAttgcagagaaagaaagagataatCCTTGCACCCACAAAAAGCTTCTTCTAGTCCATCAGAGGATGCCCCAGCAACTCCTTCGACTCTGGCGCAGGATGCAAGACCCTAGTCTCAAATGCTGA